In Paenibacillus sp. 1781tsa1, one DNA window encodes the following:
- a CDS encoding zinc ribbon domain-containing protein: MSIEEMIERRFVCTKCRGTDCNIKEVSMSGAGLSKMFDIQHNHYLFVACASCGYVEVFDPDVLKGKKQGQVGTILDILFGG; encoded by the coding sequence ATGAGTATTGAAGAGATGATTGAGCGTCGATTTGTATGTACAAAATGCAGGGGCACGGATTGTAACATTAAGGAAGTTTCCATGTCAGGAGCAGGCCTGAGCAAGATGTTCGATATACAACATAACCACTACCTGTTTGTTGCTTGTGCTTCCTGCGGCTATGTTGAAGTATTTGATCCGGATGTTTTGAAAGGTAAAAAACAAGGGCAGGTAGGGACGATTCTGGATATTCTGTTTGGCGGGTAG